A window from Mesorhizobium sp. WSM2240 encodes these proteins:
- a CDS encoding branched-chain amino acid ABC transporter permease codes for MSEFLQITLSGLATGSIYALAAIGFTLLWQASQTINFAQGEFVMLPAFFVLIGMHVLGMPLAAAMLFALVLSLILLGAMFKKLVIEPMLPHGTLPIVMATIALGILMKESVKEFYSAEAQPFPALVSDRTVDIFGAAVSFQDIANLAISLLVVVALQFFLNGTRTGRCMQATAQNPGVAEILGVNIKRMVLYTFLINAALATVASFLISPIYLAKFSNGEPIGLVAFIAAIVGGFNQIRGALVGGLLIGVIDNLAASYVSVQYRAAVPLLLLIVIILVRPQGIMGKAEGRAV; via the coding sequence ATGTCTGAATTTCTGCAGATCACGCTGTCCGGTCTCGCCACGGGCTCGATCTACGCGCTGGCCGCAATCGGCTTCACCCTTTTGTGGCAGGCCTCGCAGACGATCAATTTCGCGCAGGGCGAATTCGTCATGCTGCCCGCCTTCTTCGTATTGATCGGTATGCATGTTCTGGGGATGCCGCTAGCCGCAGCCATGCTTTTCGCGCTCGTGCTGTCGCTCATCCTTCTCGGCGCGATGTTCAAGAAGCTGGTTATCGAGCCGATGCTGCCGCACGGCACGCTGCCGATCGTCATGGCGACCATCGCGCTCGGAATACTGATGAAAGAGAGCGTGAAGGAATTCTACAGCGCCGAGGCGCAGCCTTTTCCGGCGCTGGTAAGCGACCGCACAGTAGATATTTTCGGCGCCGCGGTCTCGTTCCAGGATATTGCCAATCTGGCGATTTCGCTGCTGGTCGTCGTGGCGCTGCAGTTCTTCCTCAACGGCACTCGCACCGGCCGCTGCATGCAGGCGACCGCGCAGAATCCCGGTGTGGCCGAAATCCTCGGCGTCAATATCAAGCGGATGGTGCTGTACACCTTCCTCATCAACGCGGCGCTGGCCACCGTCGCCTCCTTCCTGATCTCGCCGATCTATCTGGCGAAGTTCTCCAATGGCGAGCCGATTGGCTTGGTCGCCTTCATCGCGGCAATCGTCGGCGGCTTCAATCAGATTCGCGGAGCTCTTGTTGGCGGCCTTCTGATCGGCGTCATCGACAATCTCGCGGCCTCCTACGTGTCGGTGCAGTACCGCGCCGCCGTGCCGCTTCTCCTGCTCATCGTCATCATCCTTGTCCGCCCGCAGGGCATTATGGGCAAGGCAGAAGGGAGGGC